The following coding sequences are from one Lycium ferocissimum isolate CSIRO_LF1 chromosome 3, AGI_CSIRO_Lferr_CH_V1, whole genome shotgun sequence window:
- the LOC132050447 gene encoding uncharacterized protein LOC132050447 produces MSARRHQSDEVPKVIKLKIIMNKTRDRVIFAESDHEFIDTLFSFLTLPLGTILRLLEKDMVQLGSISRVYDSVYSIDPKFMHTSHCKSMLLMPRNTSETHCGKLKLNVDHSENAGKLFWCSNYQCGKLVSFLQNMRCCWCGNLMACSTRLFEEEEKGSCGEESAVEVFLKGGAASFMITDDLQVMPASTASYVELFEKLEVSHRNEIEAVTMEVGIKEVLQLLKFSLLSTTPLTNMVLSSKENWVRDTSMFKDGPTAKSDKKGIPQNINSMSMKLIVSKSKKKVLYAEAGVELVDLLFSFLTFPLGAVVKLLGCNSKLDCIDNLYKGADDLSSRNYFKSEECKNRLLSPKLYPHFGYNSHILQLEEESPECRLDGQTVSLSWFQQSEEEM; encoded by the exons ATGTCTGCAAGACGCCATCAATCTGATGAAGTCCCTAAG GTTATCAAACTTAAGATTATAATGAACAAGACTAGAGACCGAGTAATATTTGCAGAGTCGGACCATGAGTTCATTGATACACTGTTTTCATTCTTGACGCTCCCTTTAGGCACTATTCTAAGACTTCTTGAGAAAGATATGGTTCAACTTGGATCAATAAGCCGGGTTTACGACAGTGTTTACTCCATTGATCCAAAATTCATGCATACAAGCCATTGTAAATCCATGTTGCTCATGCCTAGAAACACATCAGAGACTCATTGTGGAAAGTTGAAGCTCAATGTCGACCATTCAGAGAATGCAGGGAAGTTGTTTTGGTGTTCTAACTATCAGTGTGGAAAATTGGTCAGTTTCTTGCAGAATATGCGGTGCTGCTGGTGTGGAAATTTGATGGCGTGTTCGACAAGACTTTTTGAGGAGGAAGAGAAGGGAAGTTGTGGGGAAGAAAGTGCAGTTGAAGTTTTTCTAAAAGGTGGGGCAGCAAGTTTTATGATAACAGATGATTTACAGGTAATGCCAGCCTCAACAGCTAGTTATGTAGAATTGTTTGAAAAGCTTGAAGTCAGTCACAGGAATGAGATTGAGGCAGTGACTATGGAAGTTGGCATCAAGGAG GTACTTCAACTGCTGAAATTTTCATTGCTCTCCACGACACCTTTGACAAATATGGTACTGTCTAGCAAGGAAAACTGGGTAAGAGATACATCAATGTTTAAAGATGGTCCAACAGCCAAGTCAGACAAGAAGGGCATACCTCAGAACATAAATAGTATGAGCATGAAGCTTATAGTTAgcaaaagtaagaaaaaagtGTTGTATGCAGAAGCTGGGGTTGAGCTTGTAGACCTCCTTTTCAGTTTCCTCACATTCCCTTTAGGGGCTGTCGTAAAGCTTCTAGGTTGCAACTCAAAACTTGATTGCATAGACAATTTGTACAAAGGTGCTGATGATTTGAGTTCACGAAACTATTTCAAATCAGAAGAGTGCAAAAACAGGCTACTCTCTCCAAAATTGTATCCACACTTTGGTTACAATAGTCATATACTTCAGCTCGAAGAGGAAAGTCCAGAATGCAGGCTTGACGGACAAACTGTATCCCTATCTTGGTTCCAACAATCTGAGGAAGAAATGTAG